In a single window of the Drosophila albomicans strain 15112-1751.03 chromosome 3, ASM965048v2, whole genome shotgun sequence genome:
- the LOC117567536 gene encoding proton-coupled amino acid transporter-like protein CG1139 gives MSKNGHNNPAFVSDHVDNIKQQSANKYSLELAEKGSSKAAKDPDYNPYEHREVPHPTTNWETLFHLLKGSLGTGILAMPNAFRNSGYLTGSIGTIVIGIICTYCIHQLVKAEYELCRRKRVPSMNYPAVAESALHEGPGFFKCCAPYIGTVVNVFLLIYQLGTCCVYVVFVASNIKSIVDAVYDTNMDVRLCMIIILVPLILINWVRQLKYLAPFSTLANLITMVSFAIICYYIFREPISTEGKDAVGKIENFPLFFGTVLFALEAIGVILPLENEMKTPHKFGGSCGVLNVSMVWIVFLYVGMGLFGYLNYGADVLGSITLNLPQHEIPAQIVKGMLAFAIYITHGLACYVAIDITWNDYVGKKLGPQRNKLFWEYAVRTGLVLITFLLAVAIPNLELFISLFGALCLSALGLAFPALIQICTHWYNTSGLSKAWLLLSNFVLIIVGILGLIIGTYTSLKEIVLTFTE, from the exons ATGAGTAAAAATGGACACAACAATCCGGCGTTTGTCAGCGATCATGTGGACAACATCAAGCAGCAGAGCGCCAATAAATACTCGCTTGAGTTGGCGGAAAAAGGTTCCAGCAAGGCCGCCAAGGATCCCGACTACAATCCTTACGAGCATCGCGAGGTTCCGCATCCCACAAC CAACTGGGAAACACTTTTCCATTTGCTGAAGGGATCGCTGGGCACTGGCATCCTGGCCATGCCAAATGCCTTCCGCAATTCTGGCTACTTAACTGGATCCATAGGCACCATTGTGATTGGCATCATCTGCACCTACTGCATACATCAGTTGGTCAAGGCAGAGTATGAGTTGTGTCGTCGCAAGCGA GTACCCAGCATGAACTATCCCGCTGTTGCGGAGTCAGCTCTCCACGAGGGTCCGGGCTTCTTTAAGTGCTGTGCTCCCTACATTGGCACTGTGGTGAATGTCTTTCTGCTCATCTATCAACTGGGCACATGCTGTGTCTACGTGGTCTTCGTGGCGTCCAACATCAAGTCCATTGTGGATGCAGTGTATGACACAAATATGGATGTGCGCCTCTGCATGATCATCATCTTGGTGCCTTTGATACTCATCAACTGGGTGCGTCAACTCAAGTATCTGGCTCCCTTCTCCACGCTGGCCAATCTCATTACCATGGTCTCCTTTGCCATCATCTGCTACTACATATTCCGCGAACCCATCTCAACAGAGGGCAAGGATGCTGTTGGCAAGATCGAGAACTTCCCATTGTTCTTTGGCACTGTGCTGTTCGCCTTGGAGGCCATTGGTGTCATTCTGCCGCTGGAGAATGAGATGAAGACGCCACACAAGTTTGGCGGTTCTTGTGGCGTGCTCAATGTGTCCATGGTGTGGATTGTGTTCCTCTATGTGGGCATGGGTCTGTTTGGCTACCTCAACTACGGCGCTGACGTCTTGGGTTCCATCACCTTGAATCTGCCACAGCACGAGAT TCCAGCACAGATCGTGAAAGGCatgctggcttttgccatcTACATCACCCACGGCTTGGCCTGCTACGTGGCCATTGACATCACCTGGAACGATTATGTGGGCAAGAAGCTGGGCCCACAACGTAACAAGCTGTTCTGGGAGTACGCTGTGCGCACAGGCTTGGTGCTCATCACTT TTCTGCTGGCTGTTGCTATTCCTAATCTGGAGCTGTTCATTTCACTGTTTGGTGCTCTCTGTTTATCCGCTCTGGGTTTGGCTTTCCCAGCTCTGATTCAGATCTGCACGCATTGGTATAACACGAGTGGCTTAAGCAAGGCCTGGTTGCTGTTGA GCAACTTCGTGCTGATTATTGTGGGAATTCTTGGCCTGATAATCGGCACTTATACTTCTCTGAAGGAGATCGTCCTCACATTCACCGAATAA
- the LOC117567537 gene encoding uncharacterized protein LOC117567537 produces the protein MSLQNKEQKLKHLFDGGAWNVYAPDILNLGVGAPGTDLLEPCCDLFQQASAHCLNREKDDNQSLIFQYGPTSGTFEVRHQLAQYFTQMYGSPVNSEDLIITTGATQGLHFVLSTLIDFNGFIFVDEFTYMIALDSMKHFTTLQIVPLKLNDDGVDLKDLEAKVSERRFKSNSKEFWAMYYTIPTYHNPTGILFSPDVCRGIVKLARKFDFLVLCDDVYNILNYIEKPLHSRLLSYDARTDEDFAGNVISNGSFSKIIGPGVRLGWLEVPPLLKLQLDRSGIIMSGGCFNNYTAGIVASLFELQLAQTHIASVYEAYKERMLTTTAILKAELPEGCQFSAPRGGYFIWIKLPEELDAGEFMEYTLKHEKITFIAGPRFAIETGKGKQYFRISIAFHSKEKLEDGTKRLCSALKSFMAITADVKL, from the exons ATGTCACTGCAAAATAAAGAACAGAAACTCAAGCATCTCTTCGATGGCGGCGCTTGGAATGTCTATGCACCGGATATATTAAATCTTGGCGTGGGCGCCCCAGGCACAGATTTATTAGAGCCCTGTTGTGATCTATTTCAACAGGCATCGGCGCATTGTCTG AATCGAGAGAAGGACGACAATCAGTCGTTGATCTTTCAGTATGGACCAACGAGCGGCACCTTCGAAGTGCGCCATCAACTTGCGCAATACTTTACCCAAATGTACGGTAGTCCCGTCAACAG TGAGGACTTGATAATCACAACTGGCGCCACACAGGGCTTGCATTTTGTGCTCTCCACGTTAATTGACTTCAATGGCTTCATCTTTGTGGATGAATTCACTTATATGATTGCCTTGGATAGCATGAAACACTTTACGACCCTTCAGATTGTGCCTCTTAAACTTAACGACGATGGAGTTGATCTCAAAGATCTCGAGGCGAAAGTAAGCGAAAGGCGCTTTAAATCAAACAGTAAAGAGTTCTGGGCCATGTACTATACAATTCCAACATATCACAATCCTACGGGCATTTTGTTCTCGCCAG ATGTTTGTCGTGGCATTGTGAAGCTGGCGCGCAAGTTTGATTTCCTGGTGCTGTGCGATGATGTCTATAACATACTCAACTACATAGAGAAGCCATTACATTCACGTCTTCTTTCCTACGATGCACGTACGGATGAGGATTTCGCTGGCAATGTCATCTCCAATGGCAGCTTTTCGAAGATTATTGGTCCAGGAGTGCGTTTGGGTTGGTTGGAAGTGCCGCCTCTATTAAAGCTGCAACTCGACAGAAGTGGAATCATTATGAGTGGTGGCTGCTTCAACAATTACACAGCTGGCATTGTGGCCAGTCTCTTTGAGCTGCAATTGGCCCAAACGCATATAGCAAGTGTCTATGAGGCATACAAAGAGAGAATGTTAACAACGACAGCGATACTTAAGGCTGAGTTACCTGAAGGTTGTCAGTTCTCAGCCCCACGCGGAGGTTACTTTATTTGGATAAAATTACCGGAAGAACTCGATGCTGGCGAGTTTATGGAATATACTTTGAAGCACGAGAAGATCACATTTATAGCTGGCCCACGTTTTGCAATAGAAACTGGTAAGGGTAAGCAATATTTTCGTATATCGATAGCCTTCCATTCCAAGGAGAAACTGGAGGATGGAACAAAACGATTGTGTTCAGCTCTAAAGAGCTTTATGGCCATTACTGCCGACGTCAAACTTTGA
- the LOC117567540 gene encoding biogenesis of lysosome-related organelles complex 1 subunit 2 gives MDNEQPTTSANAAQAQNQTKDQDHNNMLDSPMRGPTLSTSTSSFEALAHAHDPNLSKLATKMFQKTEDYISHELNAPLEDYKLLEEMNRATIGKYKDMRQIAENLNVGTSELCGKFQQLAPLMQQIDEISDTVDKLEAAAYKLDAYSIALENRVKCVLQRKSHAGH, from the coding sequence ATGGATAAcgagcagccaacaacaagcgCTAATGCAGCCCAGGCCCAGAACCAAACCAAGGATCAGGATCACAATAACATGCTGGACTCCCCGATGCGTGGCCCCACACTCTCTACCTCGACGTCCAGTTTTGAAGCCTTGGCCCACGCCCATGATCCAAATCTCAGCAAGTTGGCCACAAAGATGTTCCAGAAGACTGAAGACTATATATCACACGAACTGAACGCGCCATTGGAGGACTATAAATTGCTTGAAGAGATGAACAGAGCCACTATTGGTAAATACAAGGATATGCGACAGATAGCTGAAAATCTCAATGTAGGCACTAGCGAGCTGTGCGGCAAGTTCCAGCAGTTAGCACCGCTAATGCAGCAAATCGATGAAATCTCCGATACGGTAGACAAGCTGGAGGCGGCAGCCTACAAATTGGACGCTTATAGCATAGCACTGGAGAATAGGGTCAAGTGTGTATTACAGCGAAAGTCGCACGCAGGACATTAA
- the LOC117567541 gene encoding immediate early response 3-interacting protein 1: MFTLWTLIEASLLCLNAVCILHEERFLAKFGWGRQAGQQDFGAPSAKDQLLHLIRSIRTVAKIPLIFLNIVAIIFKLLLG, encoded by the exons ATGTTTACACTCTGGACTCTGATTGAAGCCTCGCTGCTCTGCTTAAATGCCGTGTGCATTCTACATGAAGAACGTTTCCTGGCCAAAT TTGGTTGGGGCAGACAGGCGGGTCAACAAGACTTTGGAGCTCCCAGTGCAAAAGATCAGCTGCTGCACCTAATTCGCTCTATTCGCACAGTTGCCAAGA TTCCGCTGATATTTCTTAATATAGTTGcgattatatttaaattgttactCGGGTAA
- the LOC117567539 gene encoding nurim homolog translates to MANIAKLFLLLCSIATISYTFYVFGRFTSFLSTPRSISKAHTWIFNLLDNKSRLETAYGPIVLDTLYVIGFIFQHSFLKSAFVKNLLRKLGLATAERTIYALTSSLCLHHLVTNWLPAPSIVLWQFDVDESPALWWTFLIFHAICWLVIFGGCAMMDLQDLLGIKQAYYSLHNYSLPSAYKSPELHQLYSHVRHPSFVGFTLILFVTNVMSVDRLLLAVLLTSYMFVAWSTDQKDVFYQKVQLERKKRQLKAF, encoded by the exons atggcaaacattGCAAAACTATTCTTGCTGCTGTGCTCCATAGCGACCATCAGCTACACGTTCTACGTGTTTGGACGCTTCACATCTTTCCTCTCCACACCGCGCTCCATTTCAAAGGCACACACCTGGATCTTTAATTTACTCGACAATAAATCGCGTTTGGAGACCGCATATGGACCTATTGTGCTTGATACGCTCTACGTTATTGGCTTCATCTTTCAGCACAGCTTCCTTAAGTCAGCCTTTGTGAAAAATCTCCTACGCAAACTGGGCTTGGCCACTGCAGAGAGAACTATTTACGCTCTGACGTCATCGCTGTGTTTACAT CATCTAGTTACGAACTGGCTGCCAGCCCCCTCCATAGTGCTTTGGCAGTTCGATGTCGATGAATCCCCAGCTCTTTGGTGGACTTTCCTCATTTTCCATGCCATCTGCTGGCTCGTCATTTTTGGTGGCTGTGCCATGATGGACTTGCAGGATTTGCTGGGCATCAAGCAGGCGTACTACAGTCTACACAACTACTCACTGCCGTCTGCTTACAAGTCACCCGAGCTGCATCAGCTGTATTCACATGTGCGTCATCCATCCTTCGTGGGCTTCACTTTGATTCTCTTCGTAACGAATGTGATGAGCGTGGATcggctgctgcttgctgtaCTGCTCACCAGTTACATGTTTGTGGCCTGGTCCACCGATCAAAAGGACGTGTTTTACCAGAAAGTGCAGCTGGAGCGCAAGAAGCGCCAGTTGAAGGCGTTCTAA
- the LOC117567538 gene encoding nudC domain-containing protein 3 yields the protein MEFQRSDAMLMEILQERKTITGFLDAVFGFLKRNTDFYHTKKDATDKVGFPKGMRDQILYGAMQRYDPDCLLQTMTAESSIDDSGINAPPAINEVTVETEEQEVDTRPTPKAKSRRGFEPADHKNGAVFEYHCWSQTLKDVELHIQLPENLQAAKQLNIEIKAQQIKVCSKMGPQQLILEGTLSQRIRHNDAVWSIEGGQLLICCDKAKERWWDRLFEDDDEIDIKKLDTERYIDELPEDSQQAIEKLRVQQIAADQQQKQALASIDPEQNKTMERLKKAWDAEGSPFKGQPFDPSMVRMS from the exons atggAATTTCAAAGAAGCGATGCTATGTTAATGGAAATATTGCAAGAACGTAAAACTATAACTGGATTTCTGGATgcagtttttggttttctgaAGCGCAA CACAGATTTTTATCACACGAAAAAGGATGCAACCGACAAAGTTGGCTTTCCGAAGGGAATGCGGGATCAAATCCTGTACGGTGCCATGCAACGCTACGATCCCGACTGCTTGCTGCAAACGATGACCGCGGAGAGCAGTATTGATGACAGCGGCATCAATGCACCGCCGGCAATAAACGAAGTCACAGTGGAGACGGAAGAGCAGGAAGTGGATACTCGACCAACGCCAAAGGCCAAGAGCAGACGAGGATTTGAGCCTGCTGACCATAAGAATGGTGCCGTCTTTGAGTATCATTGCTGGTCACAAACCCTCAAGGATGTAGAGCTGCACATCCAGTTGCCTGAGAATCTGCAAGCTGCCAAGCAGCTGAACATCGAGATCAAGGCACAACAGATTAAAGTGTGCAGCAAGATGGGACCACAGCAGCTGATCCTCGAGGGAACACTGAGTCAGCGCATTAGACACAACGATGCCGTTTGGTCCATCGAAGGTGGCCAGCTGCTCATCTGTTGTG aCAAGGCAAAGGAGCGTTGGTGGGATCGGCTCTTTGAGGACGACGATGAGATCGACATCAAGAAACTGGACACTGAGCGTTACATCGACGAGTTGCCCGAGGATTCGCAGCAAGCCATCGAGAAGTTGCGCGTCCAGCAAATCGCAGCGgatcagcagcaaaagcaggcTTTAGCCTCCATAGATCCCGAGCAGAACAAGACTATGGAGCGTCTGAAGAAGGCGTGGGATGCCGAGGGTTCACCATTTAAAGGACAACCCTTTGATCCATCAATGGTGCGCATGAGTTAG
- the LOC117567534 gene encoding uncharacterized protein LOC117567534, with protein sequence MSATKKAKRGVKRSNDGDLVTSTAPPPAKKRMVVTPWRDTEEFGLVYDWLFGNATTPEDIRKALSQMRIWNLRRGSLCPASVLATAVLVHAQLEDKLGNVNIQTTYASAFTRFFNFMSSIMQSYNMSSMYETARQLGLPSFIVDLRHLCAHGQELPPTAILRNTAQHCMKWLHEFYWQPQQVTMKDLDAPKLQRKDKLKFEMKLKSLLDIFDLALECQLKGAQKLKEVRKLKSSAEFNKLRIFCSKHNVKTSSEVLGKVINQLGVVIKQHNTAMKDLLDIYMASVLKMKYFLGAGISHSKDDQEDDVIQATQELFRLLAVQGYILNIFVAFVYLAENPNADTESRQGASYWATKMLHTFGMLGRMKRMYSEEVEINPTTTKPVDFSMYNNPKMTKIMRTLLTHSGVDPTLTLIFGDCPKKPCSWVFEQDFLLNRIGHLSLHSAPILKGLLPLVDPPFSKEQTNDMLTLCDMTIKKCNGETKNDTNDKQQNGHKLDLSKLKTFGLWTLDEDKRWSTCALGVVPLDSASD encoded by the exons ATGTCTGCGACTAAGAAAGCAAAACGCGGCGTGAAACGCTCTAATGACGGTGATCTGGTCACATCAACAGCTCCGCCGCCGGCCAAGAAGCGAATGGTGGTCACACCTTGGCGCGACAC TGAAGAGTTTGGCTTGGTATACGATTGGTTGTTTGGTAACGCGACAACGCCAGAAGATATTCGGAAGGCGCTCAGCCAGATGCGCATCTGGAACTTGCGACGCGGCAGCCTCTGCCCCGCCTCGGTGCTTGCCACTGCTGTTCTGGTGCATGCACAACTAGAAGACAAGCTGGGCAATGTTAACATTCAGACAACTTATGCCAGTGCTTTTACTCGCTTCTTTAACTTCATGTCCTCCATCATGCAAAGCTATAACATGAGCAGCATGTATGAGACAGCTCGTCAACTGGGCCTGCCCTCGTTCATTGTGGACTTGCGACATCTTTGCGCCCATGGACAAGAGCTGCCGCCTACTGCGATCTTACGGAATACAGCACAACATTGCATGAAATGGCTGCATGAGTTTTACTGGCAGCCACAGCAGGTAACGATGAAGGATCTCGATGCACCAAAATTGCAGCGCAAGGATAAGCTGAAGTTCGAGATGAAACTGAAGAGCCTCTTGGATATCTTCGACTTGGCCCTGGAATGTCAATTGAAAGGAGCTCAGAAGCTGAAGGAAGTgcgcaaattgaaaagcagcGCCGAGTTTAACAAGTTACGCATATTTTGCTCCAAACACAATGTAAAAACCTCATCCGAAGTTCTCGGTAAGGTGATAAACCAACTGGGTGTTGTAATCAAGCAACATAACACAGCCATGAAGGATCTGCTAGACATATATATGGCCAGTGTGCTCAAGATGAAGTATTTCCTGGGCGCAGGAATCAGTCACAGCAAAGATGATCAGGAGGATGACGTTATTCAGGCTACCCAGGAGCTGTTTCGTCTGTTGGCTGTGCAgggttatattttgaatatctttGTGGCCTTTGTGTATCTGGCTGAAAATCCAAATGCGGATACGGAGAGTCGTCAAGGTGCCAGCTATTGGGCCACAAAAATGCTACACACCTTTGGCATGCTTGGCCGCATGAAGCGCATGTATTCCGAGGAAGTGGAGATT AATCCAACGACGACAAAGCCGGTAGACTTTTCGATGTACAACAATCCAAAGATGACGAAAATAATGCGAACTCTGCTCACTCATTCGGGCGTAGACCCAACTCTTACCTTAATCTTTGGCGATTGTCCCAAGAAACCGTGTTCCTGGGTATTTGAGCAAGACTTCCTTCTGAACAGAATTGGGCACCTGAGCTTACACTCGGCCCCTATTTTGAAGGG tttaCTGCCGCTTGTAGACCCGCCATTCAGTAAGGAACAGACAAATGACATGCTTACACTATGCGACatgacaattaaaaaatgtaatggAGAAACAAAGAACGATACAAACGATAAGCAACAAAATGGGCACAAATTGGATCTTTCTAAGCTTAAGACTTTTGGCCTCTGGACTTTGGATGAAG aCAAACGTTGGTCAACTTGTGCCTTAGGAGTTGTGCCCCTCGATTCTGCATCGGAttag
- the LOC117566847 gene encoding protein suppressor of underreplication, protein MYHLVSEQTAELRLSDNVLIGNQTTQYLKPFQLEAVRFLYDRFSKHEFCIFNDESGLGKTASIAAFLSGLNTSKKTLVVLQNDDHLLAGWQFHLGVLTDLSVCVVKDVNDSTESAHSVYLSKWSILRSIGDLSKLKFDYIIVDHRGFTLNNSFCSSMLLKHYEGKVNIVISSVDITSDVKLLYNVLRLGGCLEHQYKTIQAFERKFHLPDVKEVLSKRVDLEEYYKQRGVLGEYIKDYRLRRYRHQFESYLPLVTEEQYKINLSRWLGENNSNSTISQTTLESSSEPLSTGNTDEISECLRNMKREPESTSGNDNAEILSECSDEVVAMEPLFLQLSESEVEDASKERVDDERDECRSPFIDVVSVSSDDCEIISLANTPPPHQPTRSPATRKKRKFTKRLQQAENIELTESETEEAAPSNSNRKSLNVRLCRVMLPQKKHQETETASKSAEPRKAPLRKPASKKTDEEMTKKPPNEMTTSKSTGVSQSESEKASTSKSKEEQQKTPMKKSPQKVQAVNVLADTSTDQPTTSKATRGRKSESKSPTEHTFKKPQEQKMQSKPTQSSKTVSKTPENESKSSKSTQLRKPATAASKTPQAETKSTQVKKPANVTPKKPQEQTKSKTAKEETAVTKSTQATPKKPPQTTAKKPQTEKTPLKSKQTSPKEATEPKTKQAMKTEPATSKKTPQQKKTSADEQMGPLKQERSATPNSEPKTRRSYLRDRNSDDVDQRQTRGMQRLTRSAESRIQSKYMSPLKALQYDKKSPVKGKRSHDAVQTPKASKRKREEDNVKQEETADNRSSTTMIEGEPPPKRKVGRPRKVAQDNQRVATPEVTKKTEITQKVATQESSKQANITQKVDKQESSKQANITQKVDTPELLSSGSNASDYSYLQCAQKLPDNLTELEAFQDFRIPEVPQATPLMLSSSLNVNFFSDSEVIVVPSSIPKQEVVVINSSNEECSQQSNTQSRRTRALKRKVSKEPSQPSASTSNFGLLLGDQRARVNKSPDIFSNCSDLSQITLAQPVPQPSPFEGFKIFGSEVKQHQVKTQQSMGTQKKRERSCLDILENMFEPHKTKTNKSGINLLPMLPSPKKQLPQRRFTLLDEDIFEITNNGEFGSRLRLNSNGHVSPVPQAQQQPQATQQLQQRNKITKYLIGSGCTPEDTGQRIQALSPAQRKSPKSIKSTQSTKLTRWFGTADATTSQSAPSTPQVPADKAAAARVARSGGPTKRKQLNLFK, encoded by the exons ATGTATCATTTGGTCTCTGAGCAAACAGCGGAATTGCGCCTCTCCGACAATGTGCTCATCGGCAATCAGACGACGCAGTATCTTAAACCCTTTCAACTGGAAGCTGTGCGTTTCCTTTACGATCGATTCTCGAAACATGAATTTTGTATCTTCAACGATGAGAGCGGATTGGGTAAAACCGCCTCGATTGCAGCTTTCTTGAGTGGACTGAACACGTCTAAGAAGACGCTTGTGGTTCTGCAGAATGATGATCACTTGTTGGCAGGCTGGCAGTTTCACCTCGGCGTTCTCACcgatctgtccgtctgtgtggtAAAGGATGTCAATG ACAGCACAGAGTCAGCGCATAGCGTTTATCTGAGCAAGTGGAGCATTCTGCGTAGTATCGGTGATCTCAGCAAGCTAAAGTTTGACTACATCATTGTGGATCATCGTGGGTTTACGTTGAACAACAGTTTTTGCAGTTCCATGCTGCTCAAGCATTATGAGGGCAAAGTCAACATTGTGATCTCTAGTGTGGACATAACG TCCGACGTAAAGCTGCTGTACAATGTGCTGCGCTTGGGCGGTTGCCTGGAACATCAGTATAAAACCATTCAAGCCTTTGAGCGCAAATTCCATCTGCCCGATGTTAAGGAGGTGCTCAGCAAACGCGTCGATCTCGAGGAATATTATAAGCAGCGCGGCGTTCTAGGCGAATATATCAA AGATTATCGCCTGCGTCGTTACCGCCATCAGTTCGAGTCTTATTTGCCATTAGTCACTGAGGAGCAATACAAGATCAATTTGTCTCGTTGGCTGGGAGaaaacaatagcaatagcacCATAAGCCAAACAACTTTAGAGTCCTCATCAGAGCCGCTTTCCACGGGCAACACAGACGAGATATCCGAGTGCTTGAGGAACATGAAGCGAGAGCCTGAATCGACAAGTGGAAATGATAATGCTGAGATATTGTCCGAGTGCAGTGATGAAGTCGTGGCCATGGAACCGTTGTTCTTGCAATTGTCTGAATCAGAAGTTGAGGATGCATCCAAAGAGCGCGTCGATGATGAGAGAGATGAATGTCGCAGCCCATTCATCGATGTCGTCTCAGTCTCCAGCGATGATTGCGAGATTATATCTCTAGCAAATACACCGCCACCGCATCAGCCAACAAGGTCGCCAGCAACCAGAAAGAAACGGAAATTCACTAAACGTTTGCAGCAGGCGGAAAATATTGAACTTACCGAATCAGAGACAGAGGAAGCGGCGCCTTCAAATAGCAACAGAAAGTCATTAAATGTTAGATTGTGTCGTGTGAtgttgccacaaaaaaagcaCCAAGAAACGGAGACAGCCTCCAAGAGCGCAGAACCCAGAAAGGCACCATTGAGAAAACCTGCATCGAAAAAAACAGATGAAGAGATGACTAAAAAACCACCGAATGAAATGACAACTTCAAAGTCCACAGGGGTATCACAGTCTGAGTCAGAGAAGGCATCAACATCAAAGTCAAAAGAGGAACAGCAGAAGACTCCAATGAAAAAGTCACCACAGAAAGTTCAAGCTGTAAATGTTTTGGCCGATACATCGACAGATCAGCCAACAACATCAAAGGCAACGCGGGGCAGAAAATCCGAATCTAAAAGCCCAACAGAGCACACTTTTAAAAAGCCACAAGAACAGAAGATGCAATCGAAACCAACACAGTCCTCTAAAACAGTGTCCAAGACACCAGAAAATGAATCAAAGTCTTCAAAGTCAACGCAGTTAAGGAAACCTGCAACTGCAGCGTCGAAGACGCCACAAGCGGAGACAAAGTCAACGCAAGTGAAGAAACCTGCTAATGTGACCCCAAAGAAGCCACAGGAACAGACAAAGTCTAAGACAGCAAAAGAGGAAACAGCAGTAACGAAATCAACACAGGCCACGCCAAAGAAGCCACCACAGACGACGGCAAAGAAGCCACAAACAGAAAAGACACCTTTGAAATCTAAACAGACTTCTCCTAAGGAGGCAACGGAACCGAAGACAAAGCAAGCTATGAAGACTGAGCCTGCTACTTCCAAGAAAACGCCACAACAGAAAAAGACCTCAGCAGACGAGCAGATGGGACCACTCAAACAAGAAAGATCAGCGACTCCCAATTCAGAGCCAAAGACGCGGCGTTCATACTTGCGCGACAGGAACTCCGATGATGTGGACCAACGACAGACCCGTGGCATGCAACGACTGACGCGATCTGCCGAATCGCGCATTCAAAGCAAATACATGTCACCTTTGAAGGCTTTGCAATATGACAAGAAAAGCCCAGTCAAAGGCAAGCGTAGCCATGATGCGGTTCAAACACCAAAAGCGAGTAAACGTAAGCGGGAGGAAGATAACGTTAAGCAGGAGGAGACAGCAGACAACagatcatcaacaacaatgataGAAGGCGAACCACcgccaaaaagaaaagtagGTCGCCCACGAAAAGTAGCGCAGGATAATCAAAGAGTTGCCACGCCAGAGGTAACAAAGAAAACGGAGATTACTCAAAAAGTTGCCACGCAAGAGTCATCAAAGCAAGCGAATATTACTCAAAAAGTTGATAAGCAAGAGTCATCAAAGCAAGCGAATATTACTCAAAAAGTGGACACGCCAGAGCTGCTCAGTTCCGGCTCCAATGCCTCCGACTATTCGTACCTACAGTGCGCCCAAAAGCTGCCCGACAACCTCACCGAGCTGGAGGCCTTTCAAGACTTTCGCATACCCGAGGTGCCTCAGGCGACGCCACTAATGCTCTCGTCCAGCTTGAATGTGAATTTCTTCAGCGACTCGGAGGTAATCGTTGTGCCCAGCTCCATACCCAAGCAAGAGGTTGTGGTGATCAACAGCTCGAATGAAGAGTGCTCACAACAGTCCAACACGCAAAGTCGACGCACGCGAGCCTTGAAGCGAAAGGTGTCCAAGGAACCATCACAGCCAAGCGCATCCACATCCAATTTTGGTCTGCTGCTCGGCGATCAGCGTGCCAGAGTCAACAAATCGCCGGACATCTTTAGCAATTGCTCCGATTTGTCGCAGATTACGTTGGCGCAACCTGTGCCCCAGCCATCGCCTTTCGAAGGCTTCAAGATCTTTGGCTCCGAGGTGAAACAGCATCAAGTCAAGACGCAGCAATCGATGGGTACGCAAAAGAAGCGAGAGCGCTCTTGCCTGGACATCTTAGAGAACATGTTTGAGCCACATAAAACCAAGACCAACAAATCTGGCATCAATTTGCTGCCCATGCTGCCGAGTCCAAAGAAACAGCTGCCACAGCGTCGCTTCACTTTGCTTGACGAGGATATCTTTGAGATAACAAATAACGGCGAATTCGGCAGTCGACTGCGTCTCAACTCCAATGGCCACGTGTCGCCTGTTCCTCaagcgcagcagcaaccgcaagccacgcagcagttgcaacagcgcaataaaataacaaagtaCTTGATAGGTTCTGGTTGCACACCCGAGGATACTGGCCAACGTATTCAGGCGCTCAGTCCGGCACAACGCAAATCACCGAAAAGTATCAAGTCGACGCAGTCAACGAAGCTGACACGTTGGTTTGGCACCGCCGATGCGACAACCTCACAAAGTGCACCCAGCACTCCACAGGTGCCAGCTGACAAAGCAGCCGCAGCTCGAGTGGCACGAAGTGGCGGACCAACGAAGCGCAAGCAACTTAATCTCTTCAAGTGA